GTCTACATTGCCGCACAAATCTAAATATCTTAGCTCAGTAAGCTGGCATAACATGGCTGAATTAAAAAAGGAGTTGCGAACAAGTGACAGCACTGCCAGATTAGGCAATTGCACCGATTCGTATTGGCTTAATAACTTTGAGTCTCCCAGTACTAAAACACGCAGTGACGTGAGCTCTGAGATTAAACTGAGGTTCACAGCCTCGAAGCAGTGCTCCGCAATCAGAACTTCTAGCTGAGATAAATGTTGTATTTGCTCTGGCAGTTCATCAAATGAGGATTCTCCGTCAGACATATCATGGTGCTTTAAATCGTCAAACAATGCGCGTGAGATAAATGTTCCCTGGTTGTGCTTTAACTCATGAGCGAACTCAACCCCTAAACACAACTCTTTTAACCAGACCAGTTCAAATAATTCCTCAGGCAACGCTGTTAAGCCAAGACCATTTAAATTTAGCCTACCTGTTTTTTCTTGTTTTTCTTGCTCAATACGCCTAAGTGCCTCTGCTGACATCACTTTTCCTTAATACGACAGATGGTGGCTATTTTTACGCAAAAAACAGCCATTAGGCAACTAATTGAAAAATGGAGAGTTGAGTTAGCCTAAATAAGGCTATCTCAGCGATGGTTAATGATTGAGAAGGGCCTTAATACGTTTTAATTTCAGCTTATCCATTTCTATTTTAATTTCCGGCCCTTTGGCGCCCAATTCGATGACCTCTTGTGCTTTAACATTACTGGCTGCTTTATATGCTTTGTTGAGTTCAACGGTCTTGGCGGCGCAGTTGTCATCTATGACACGTGCCGTGCTAATAAATACGCTTAGTCGCTCTGGGCGACGCCATGCATCGAGTTGATTTAGAATGGTCATGACGGTGTCCGCTTGCCATTCACTGGATTGCAGTAATGGCAAGCTCGCTTGTAAGTCACGTAAGCTATCGGCATAGGCTTTTGGGATCTTATGATCTTGCTCGAGAAGATACTCGCTCAGATCCGCTTGATACTGCCAAAGACTAAACGCAGATCGCAAATAGGTGTCGTTGTTTGGATCTAAGCGTTTGAGCTGATCCGCTAATGTCTTTGCGGTGCTTTGATCCCACTTGGTTTGCCAAGGTGTAACAAATGGCAGCGCATCTAGATCTGCAAGGACATTGGCAAAAATATGGATAGCCCCATCTTTAAGTGACTTCTCTATTTCCATCCATACACGCTCTTTGGTGAGGGTTTTAAGCTCGCCAGCTTGAACCATCGCAGCCATCAACTGCATAGTTTCATCGGCAATGGTAAACCCGAGATAGTGATAGCGTGCGGCGAATCGTGCAACACGTAAGATCCTCAGAGGATCTTCGCTGAAGGCATCACTGACATGGCGCAAGATCTTATTGTCCAGATCTCTTTTCCCCTGATAGGGATCGATCAAGTTTCCATGATCATCCTGCGCTATGGCATTGACGGTCAAATCACGGCGGATCAGATCATCTTCTAGGGTAATGGTTGGTGCAAAAT
This genomic window from Pseudoalteromonas luteoviolacea contains:
- a CDS encoding tRNA nucleotidyltransferase; protein product: MKVYLVGGAVRDELLGRPILERDYVVVGATIRDMLKLGYQQVGKDFPVFLHPESKDEHALARTERKQGQGYTGFICDFAPTITLEDDLIRRDLTVNAIAQDDHGNLIDPYQGKRDLDNKILRHVSDAFSEDPLRILRVARFAARYHYLGFTIADETMQLMAAMVQAGELKTLTKERVWMEIEKSLKDGAIHIFANVLADLDALPFVTPWQTKWDQSTAKTLADQLKRLDPNNDTYLRSAFSLWQYQADLSEYLLEQDHKIPKAYADSLRDLQASLPLLQSSEWQADTVMTILNQLDAWRRPERLSVFISTARVIDDNCAAKTVELNKAYKAASNVKAQEVIELGAKGPEIKIEMDKLKLKRIKALLNH